A segment of the Gemmatimonadota bacterium genome:
GTCTTTGTAATAGACAGTGACCGCATGTCCAAAGAGGATTGGGTCTGATACTTTCATCATGGTGGCTTTGAGGTGGAGTGAGAATAAAATACCTTTGTTTTTTGCTTTTTCGAGTTGGGTTTCGTAAAATGCGCGCAGTGCGCGACAGTTCATGACCATTGCATCGACGACTTCGCCAGCCTGAACGGGTATGTCGTCTTTGAGTATGGTTGTGTTTCCATCGCTGTCTATAAACTCGATTTTGAGAGTGCTATCTTCTGCTAAGACGACGGATTGTTCACTGCCGTAGAAGTCTCTATCGCGCATGTATGCCACATGTGATTGGGATTCTGAGGTCCATTCGCCCATGGGGTGCGGGTTGTTTTTGGCGTATTCTTTTACGGCGGATGCCACCCTGCGATCCGAGTTTCCTTCGCGCAAGACGGGGTTTACGGCGCTTCCCAGAACTTTTGCATATCGGTCTTGAATTTCTCGCTCTGCTTCGGTTTGCGGTTCTTCTGGATAGTCCGGGATATCATATCCCTTTTCTTGAAGTTCGCGGATTGCTGCGGTCAACTGGGGTATGGAGGCACTGATGTTGGGCAGTTTGATGATGTTGGCTTCGGGTGTTTTTGCCAGTTCTCCCAATTCCATCAGCGCATCGGATTGTTTCTGGCTTTCGGTTAAGTTTTCTGGAAAATTCGCAATTATTCTGCCGGCAAGAGAAATATCTTCTATTGTTATTTCAATGCCTGCGGGTTCTGTGAAGGTTTTGATGATTGGGAGTAGTGAGCACGTTGCCAATGCAGGTGCTTCATCGGTTTTTGTATAGACGATTGAGGCCATGATATTCCCTGAGTTTTTGTTGTGGCGGATTTTGAAGTGCGTATTATACGAGTATGGGCAGGCGAAAGTCAAGGAGATATTTACAGGAAATCGGGAACGCGGATGTTGTTTGTGAATCTAAAAGAGGGGGAGGCGAGATATGAATATGCGGTGGATCATTGGTTTATTTTTTTTGGGGTGTTTTGCAGCGCAACAGGTCTGGGCGGAGACTTCATTGGGGTTGCCGGTTGAGGGTGTGCAGACGATTGTGTTGCGCAATGAGGTGGGTAAGAACCAGATTCAGTTTGTGAGTTCGGCGCCGCTGGAGGAGATCCACGGCACAGCATCGGGGATTTCGGGTGAGTTGAAGCTGGATCCAGCGAATTTGGAGGGTCTGACGGGGAAGATCGAGGTGCAGGTTGCGAGTATGGAGACGGGTATTGAGAAGCGCGACGCGCATTTGCATAGCGAGGATTGGTTGGATGAAAAACAGTTTCCGATGATTGGGTTTGAGATTGCGGGGTTGAAGGATGTGTCTGTAGAGGTAGGGGAAGGTAGGGCGATTATTAAGGGTTTGGCTATGGGGATGTTTTCACTGCATGGGGTGGATAAGGAGATGGTGATTCCTTTTGAGGCGACGTATTTGCTGGCGTCGGAGCAGACAAAGAAGCGCGCGTTAGGGGATTTTTTTGTGGTGAAGGGCGAGTTTGAGATTGCGTTGAGGGATTTTGATATTGCAGGTGCGCGCGGGCTGGTGGGCAACCGGGTTGGGAAGAAGATCAATTTGAAGACAAATTTTTT
Coding sequences within it:
- a CDS encoding YceI family protein, whose translation is MNMRWIIGLFFLGCFAAQQVWAETSLGLPVEGVQTIVLRNEVGKNQIQFVSSAPLEEIHGTASGISGELKLDPANLEGLTGKIEVQVASMETGIEKRDAHLHSEDWLDEKQFPMIGFEIAGLKDVSVEVGEGRAIIKGLAMGMFSLHGVDKEMVIPFEATYLLASEQTKKRALGDFFVVKGEFEIALRDFDIAGARGLVGNRVGKKINLKTNFFGSTMRSEE